A window from Acidimicrobiales bacterium encodes these proteins:
- the icd gene encoding NADP-dependent isocitrate dehydrogenase — translation MADKIHMNDDGTLVVSDNPIIPFIEGDGTGVDIWPAAKLVLDAAAAKYGRTVEWMEVLAGEKAYNATGSWLPDETVDTFREYLIGIKGPLTTPIGGGIRSLNVALRQILDLYACVRPVRWFEGVPSPVRHPELVDMVIFRENTEDIYAGIEAEAGSPEATKLREAVREIFGREIGADAGIGIKPISKSNSQRLQRAALAYAIKQGRKSVTLVHKGNIMKYTEGAFQRWGYELVREEFSDVAVGWEDCGGDPGDKILVKDAIADIALQQVLTRPAEFEVIATMNLNGDYLSDALAAQVGGIGIAPGANINYDTGHGIFEATHGTAPKYAGQDKVNPSSVLLSGAMMYEHLGWVDAAHDIYRGVEATIADKVVTYDFARLMEGATEVKCSEFAQAIVERL, via the coding sequence ATGGCTGACAAGATCCACATGAACGACGACGGGACGCTGGTCGTCTCCGACAACCCGATCATCCCCTTCATCGAGGGGGACGGCACCGGCGTCGACATCTGGCCGGCAGCCAAGCTGGTTCTCGATGCCGCCGCGGCGAAGTACGGCAGGACGGTCGAATGGATGGAGGTCCTCGCGGGCGAGAAGGCCTACAACGCGACGGGCAGCTGGCTCCCCGACGAGACCGTCGACACCTTCCGCGAGTACCTCATCGGCATCAAGGGCCCGCTCACGACACCGATCGGTGGTGGTATCCGCTCCCTCAACGTCGCACTGCGTCAGATCCTCGACCTCTACGCGTGTGTCCGCCCCGTGCGTTGGTTCGAGGGCGTGCCCTCGCCGGTGCGTCATCCCGAACTCGTGGACATGGTCATCTTCCGGGAGAACACCGAGGACATCTACGCCGGCATCGAGGCCGAAGCCGGTTCACCGGAGGCGACGAAGCTGCGTGAGGCCGTCCGGGAGATCTTCGGCCGCGAGATCGGCGCCGACGCCGGCATCGGCATCAAGCCCATCTCCAAGAGCAACTCGCAACGCCTGCAGCGCGCGGCCCTGGCGTACGCGATCAAGCAGGGACGCAAGAGCGTGACCCTCGTGCACAAGGGCAACATCATGAAGTACACCGAGGGTGCCTTCCAGCGGTGGGGCTACGAACTCGTCCGTGAGGAGTTCTCCGACGTCGCCGTAGGTTGGGAGGACTGCGGCGGCGACCCCGGCGACAAGATCCTCGTCAAGGACGCGATCGCCGACATCGCCCTCCAGCAGGTACTCACCCGGCCTGCCGAGTTCGAGGTCATCGCGACGATGAACCTCAACGGCGACTACCTCTCCGACGCCCTCGCCGCTCAGGTCGGCGGTATCGGTATCGCGCCGGGCGCCAACATCAACTACGACACCGGCCACGGCATCTTCGAGGCCACCCACGGCACGGCGCCCAAGTACGCCGGTCAGGACAAGGTCAACCCTTCGTCGGTGCTGCTGTCGGGGGCCATGATGTACGAGCACCTCGGCTGGGTGGATGCCGCGCACGACATCTACCGCGGTGTCGAGGCGACCATCGCCGACAAGGTGGTCACCTACGACTTCGCCCGCCTGATGGAAGGCGCAACCGAGGTGAAGTGCTCGGAGTTCGCCCAAGCCATCGTCGAGCGTCTCTGA
- a CDS encoding methylenetetrahydrofolate reductase — MIRDLLGGEPSLSFEFFPPADAQGRARLNATIDELADLSPTFVSVTCGAGGQGHDRTRDIVVDIATGRSFPAMAHLTCVGHTRAEVDDLLADYAEHGVDDVLALAGDPPPDGTPPRGDFTYASELVDVAGARGDFSICVAAHPEVHPRSPDRASDRRHLADKLERADFAITQFFFDASLYRRLVDELADLGCDKPIVPGLFPVTAPKTVRRFAAMNGTAVPEDLFARLEAAQPGDRRAIAVEAAAVLGQDLLDAGAPGLHVYTMNRPETAVALVRALGLRP; from the coding sequence GTGATCCGGGACCTCCTGGGCGGTGAGCCGTCGCTGTCCTTCGAGTTCTTCCCACCGGCCGACGCGCAGGGCCGGGCACGCCTCAATGCCACGATCGACGAGCTCGCCGACCTGTCGCCGACGTTCGTGTCGGTCACCTGCGGTGCCGGTGGCCAGGGCCACGACCGCACCCGAGACATCGTCGTCGACATCGCCACGGGCCGCTCCTTCCCGGCGATGGCCCACCTCACCTGTGTGGGACACACCCGGGCCGAGGTGGACGACCTCTTGGCCGACTACGCCGAGCACGGCGTGGACGACGTTCTCGCGCTCGCAGGTGACCCGCCACCCGACGGCACGCCTCCCCGAGGTGATTTCACCTACGCGTCCGAACTGGTCGACGTGGCCGGCGCCCGGGGCGACTTCTCGATCTGCGTCGCGGCCCACCCCGAGGTCCACCCCCGGTCGCCGGACCGGGCGAGCGACAGGCGTCACCTCGCGGACAAGCTCGAGCGCGCCGACTTCGCGATCACCCAGTTCTTCTTCGACGCGTCCCTGTACCGCCGTCTCGTCGACGAGCTCGCCGACCTGGGCTGTGACAAGCCGATCGTGCCGGGTCTGTTCCCCGTGACCGCGCCGAAGACCGTGCGTCGCTTCGCCGCCATGAACGGCACGGCCGTGCCCGAGGACCTGTTCGCCCGGCTCGAAGCCGCTCAACCCGGTGACCGCCGGGCGATAGCGGTGGAGGCCGCCGCCGTTCTCGGCCAGGATCTCCTCGATGCCGGCGCACCCGGGCTCCACGTCTACACGATGAACCGTCCCGAGACGGCCGTCGCCCTCGTGCGGGCCCTGGGCCTGCGGCCATGA
- a CDS encoding tetrahydrofolate dehydrogenase/cyclohydrolase catalytic domain-containing protein — translation MTAITLDGEAVAAKVRAEVADRVAALKAAGVTPGLGTLLVGDDGPSARYVAMKHADCAEVGIASFDERLDATATQADVDAVVDRLNSDDRVHAFLMQYPFPGGLDYEAALERVDPARDVDGLHPVNLGRLVQGVDAPVACTPAGIVELLVAHDVPISGAHVVIVGRGLTIGRPLANLLTLKRPHANAAVTVVHTGVGDIAEHTRRADIVVAAAGSPGLITADMIKPGAAVVAAGVSFEGKKLLSDVAADVAEVAGWLSPRVGGVGPMTRAMLLRNAVAAAERRAGR, via the coding sequence GTGACAGCGATCACTCTCGACGGTGAGGCCGTCGCCGCGAAGGTCCGGGCTGAAGTCGCCGACCGGGTCGCGGCCCTGAAGGCGGCCGGGGTCACCCCGGGCCTCGGGACCCTTCTCGTCGGCGACGACGGACCGTCGGCCCGCTACGTGGCGATGAAGCACGCCGACTGCGCCGAGGTCGGCATCGCGTCATTCGACGAGCGCCTCGACGCGACCGCGACGCAGGCCGACGTGGACGCCGTGGTGGACCGCCTCAACAGCGACGACCGGGTTCACGCCTTCCTGATGCAGTACCCGTTCCCGGGCGGCCTCGACTACGAGGCCGCCCTCGAGCGGGTGGACCCCGCCCGGGACGTCGACGGTCTGCATCCCGTGAACCTCGGGCGGCTCGTGCAGGGCGTCGACGCGCCGGTCGCCTGCACCCCGGCGGGAATCGTCGAGTTGCTCGTCGCCCATGACGTGCCGATCTCCGGCGCCCACGTCGTCATCGTCGGCCGGGGCCTCACCATCGGACGGCCGCTCGCCAACCTGCTCACCCTCAAGCGTCCCCACGCCAACGCGGCCGTGACCGTCGTCCACACGGGGGTGGGCGACATCGCAGAGCACACCCGCCGGGCCGACATCGTCGTGGCCGCCGCCGGATCACCCGGGCTGATCACCGCCGACATGATCAAGCCGGGAGCGGCCGTCGTGGCCGCCGGCGTCAGCTTCGAGGGCAAGAAGCTGCTCTCCGATGTGGCCGCCGACGTCGCCGAGGTCGCCGGCTGGCTCTCGCCGCGGGTCGGCGGTGTCGGGCCCATGACGCGGGCCATGCTGCTGCGCAACGCCGTGGCGGCCGCCGAGCGGCGGGCGGGACGGTGA
- a CDS encoding type II toxin-antitoxin system VapC family toxin — protein sequence MIVIDASVLVVGLCDDGGHGLAARRRIADERLVAPHLVDVEVVSAWRRLVSAGEIPPARFERALEDLDALRIERVPHGGLLGRCWELRDNLTVYDAVYVALAERLGMALLTLDRRLAAAPGTRCEIEVLSP from the coding sequence TTGATCGTCATCGATGCGAGCGTCCTCGTCGTCGGTCTCTGCGATGACGGGGGACACGGGCTTGCTGCTCGCCGTCGAATCGCCGATGAGAGGCTGGTCGCTCCACATCTCGTCGATGTGGAGGTGGTCTCCGCGTGGCGGCGTCTCGTGTCGGCCGGGGAGATCCCTCCGGCCCGATTCGAGCGTGCGCTCGAGGACCTCGATGCCCTGCGCATCGAGCGGGTGCCTCACGGTGGGCTCCTCGGGCGCTGTTGGGAGCTGCGCGACAACCTGACTGTGTACGACGCCGTCTATGTCGCGCTGGCCGAACGGCTGGGGATGGCACTACTCACGTTGGATCGACGGCTCGCTGCTGCTCCCGGGACGCGCTGCGAGATCGAGGTTCTGTCGCCGTAG
- the purH gene encoding bifunctional phosphoribosylaminoimidazolecarboxamide formyltransferase/IMP cyclohydrolase, with product MRALISVSDKTGVVDLARRLVALGHQIVSSGGTAAAIADAGVAVTKVTDVTGAPEMLDGRVKTLHPAIHGGILADLDRESHRRDLAEREIEPIGLVVANLYPFSSDPSVELIDIGGPAMVRAAAKNHAHVGIVVNPADYEVVVAELEADSGLSEATRRRLARAAFAHTAAYDAAIVEWFDATDGETLPETVHPVYERTAVLRYGENPHQPGARYRRRGTKTWWDTAAQHNGKEMSYLNVADTEAAYSMVTEHDDPTVVVVKHANPCGVASHDDIAEAYRRANACDPVSAFGGIVALNRPLTAEVATDLAEVFTEVVVAPSYEDGALEILCAKKNLRVIEAPDRPRLRKGDLLVRSIDGGALLQGPDFVTTDPTAWTVATRRAPTDTEWVDLVFAWRVVARVSSNSIVVVRDRQAFGIGAGQQNRRDAGRIAAAKADGRAAGGACASDAFFPFRDGLDAAAEAGCTAVVQPGGSVRDDEVIAAADEHGMTMVFTGERHFRH from the coding sequence ATGCGCGCACTCATCTCCGTCTCCGACAAGACCGGCGTGGTGGACCTCGCCCGGCGTCTCGTCGCGCTGGGTCACCAGATCGTCTCGTCGGGCGGTACCGCCGCCGCGATCGCCGATGCCGGAGTCGCCGTCACGAAGGTGACAGATGTCACCGGCGCCCCCGAGATGCTCGACGGGCGCGTCAAGACGCTGCACCCGGCGATCCACGGCGGCATCCTGGCTGACCTCGACCGTGAGAGTCACCGCCGGGACCTCGCCGAGCGCGAGATCGAGCCCATCGGCCTCGTGGTCGCCAACCTCTACCCGTTCAGCTCCGATCCGTCCGTCGAGCTGATCGACATCGGCGGCCCCGCGATGGTGCGCGCCGCGGCGAAGAACCACGCGCACGTCGGGATCGTCGTCAACCCTGCCGACTACGAGGTGGTCGTCGCCGAACTCGAGGCTGATTCCGGCCTTTCGGAAGCCACGCGTCGCCGCCTCGCCCGGGCGGCGTTCGCCCACACGGCGGCCTACGACGCGGCCATCGTCGAGTGGTTCGACGCGACCGACGGCGAGACGCTGCCCGAGACGGTGCACCCCGTCTACGAGCGGACCGCGGTGCTGCGCTACGGCGAGAACCCGCACCAGCCCGGTGCCCGCTACCGGCGTCGCGGGACGAAGACCTGGTGGGACACCGCCGCCCAGCACAACGGCAAGGAGATGTCGTATCTCAACGTCGCCGACACCGAGGCGGCCTACTCGATGGTCACAGAGCACGACGATCCGACGGTGGTCGTGGTCAAGCACGCGAACCCCTGCGGTGTCGCCTCCCACGACGACATCGCCGAGGCCTACCGCCGCGCCAACGCGTGCGACCCGGTGTCCGCGTTCGGTGGCATCGTCGCCCTCAACCGACCGCTGACGGCGGAGGTCGCCACGGACCTGGCCGAGGTGTTCACCGAGGTCGTCGTCGCTCCTTCCTACGAGGACGGGGCGCTGGAGATCCTGTGTGCGAAGAAGAACCTGCGCGTGATCGAGGCGCCGGACCGTCCACGGCTGCGCAAGGGTGACCTCCTCGTCCGCTCGATCGACGGGGGCGCCCTCCTCCAGGGTCCCGATTTCGTGACCACCGACCCGACGGCGTGGACCGTGGCCACTCGGCGTGCACCCACCGACACGGAATGGGTGGACCTCGTGTTCGCCTGGCGGGTCGTGGCCCGGGTGTCGTCCAACTCGATCGTGGTGGTCAGGGACCGGCAAGCTTTCGGGATCGGCGCCGGTCAGCAGAACCGACGCGACGCGGGCCGCATCGCGGCGGCCAAGGCGGACGGCCGCGCCGCAGGCGGTGCGTGTGCGTCGGATGCGTTCTTCCCGTTCCGGGACGGCCTCGATGCGGCAGCCGAGGCGGGCTGCACAGCGGTGGTGCAACCCGGCGGGTCAGTGCGAGACGATGAGGTGATCGCCGCCGCCGACGAGCACGGGATGACGATGGTGTTCACCGGCGAGCGCCACTTCCGCCACTGA
- the sucD gene encoding succinate--CoA ligase subunit alpha, translating to MSIFVDENTKVIYQGLTGSQGRYYGLLNRDYGTKVVAGTHPTKAGTDVDGIPIYANVGEAVAATGATASCIFIPAPFVKDAVMEAAEGGVEFIVVITEGVPAHDEAWFYNKLQADFPDVQLLGPNCPGIISPGKCNIGITAGHIAKEGGPVGIVSRSGTLTYQALYELKQADIGCTTCVGIGGDPVPGTTFIDCLAGFEADPETKAVMMIGEIGGSAEEAAAEFIADKMTKPVVAYVAGVTAPPGKKMGHAGAIVSGGKGTAEAKMAALREAGAKVGNNPTEAGQLMAEVVASL from the coding sequence ATGAGCATCTTCGTCGACGAGAACACCAAGGTCATCTACCAGGGCCTCACCGGCTCACAGGGCCGTTACTACGGCCTGTTGAACCGTGACTACGGCACGAAGGTCGTGGCCGGTACCCATCCGACCAAGGCCGGCACCGACGTGGACGGCATTCCGATCTACGCAAACGTCGGTGAGGCCGTCGCCGCAACCGGTGCCACGGCGTCGTGCATCTTCATCCCCGCGCCCTTCGTGAAGGACGCTGTGATGGAGGCGGCCGAGGGTGGCGTCGAGTTCATCGTCGTCATCACCGAGGGCGTCCCTGCCCACGACGAGGCCTGGTTCTACAACAAGTTGCAGGCCGACTTCCCCGATGTCCAGCTCCTCGGGCCGAACTGTCCGGGCATCATCTCGCCGGGCAAGTGCAACATCGGCATCACCGCCGGCCACATCGCCAAAGAGGGAGGCCCCGTCGGCATCGTCAGTCGCTCCGGCACCCTCACCTACCAGGCGCTCTACGAGCTCAAGCAGGCCGACATCGGCTGCACGACGTGTGTGGGAATCGGCGGGGACCCCGTTCCGGGAACCACCTTCATCGACTGTCTCGCCGGCTTCGAAGCCGACCCCGAGACGAAGGCCGTCATGATGATCGGCGAGATCGGCGGGTCGGCCGAAGAAGCGGCTGCCGAATTCATCGCCGACAAGATGACCAAGCCGGTCGTCGCCTACGTCGCCGGGGTCACAGCCCCTCCGGGTAAGAAGATGGGTCACGCCGGTGCCATCGTCTCGGGTGGCAAGGGCACCGCGGAAGCCAAGATGGCTGCGCTGCGTGAAGCCGGCGCCAAGGTCGGCAACAACCCGACCGAGGCCGGCCAGCTCATGGCCGAGGTGGTCGCCTCGCTCTGA
- the sucC gene encoding ADP-forming succinate--CoA ligase subunit beta produces MDLFEYQGKQFFASYGMPISAGELAMTVDEAVAAAERLGTPVMVKAQVHTGGRGKAGGVKFAGSVDDVRTHATDILGLDINGHIVHRLWIEKASDIAEEYYASFTLDRAAKKHLGMLSAEGGVEIETVADENPDAISKIWVDPVEGLTPEVCRSWVEGANLNPDAVEGTIEILQKLYTAYTEGDADLVEINPLILTPEGKVHVLDAKVTLDANSVFRHEDYAAYDETQTRDERETDAHAKGLQYVGLEGSVGVIANGAGLAMSTVDVVNQVGGKPANFLDIGGGANADVMAGALEVINNDPMVRSIFINIFGGITRGEEVANGILEAMNRVEIDSPIVIRLDGTNADEGRAILEPKLSDALQMEATMLDAARRAVELAKR; encoded by the coding sequence TCGACGAGGCCGTGGCCGCCGCCGAGCGCCTCGGTACGCCGGTCATGGTCAAGGCGCAGGTCCACACCGGTGGGCGAGGCAAGGCCGGCGGCGTCAAGTTCGCAGGGAGTGTCGACGACGTGCGCACGCACGCCACGGACATCCTGGGACTCGACATCAACGGCCACATCGTGCACCGGCTCTGGATCGAGAAGGCGTCTGACATCGCCGAGGAGTACTACGCGAGCTTCACGCTCGACCGCGCTGCCAAGAAGCACCTCGGCATGCTCTCGGCCGAAGGCGGCGTGGAGATCGAGACCGTGGCCGACGAGAACCCCGACGCAATCTCCAAGATCTGGGTGGACCCCGTAGAGGGACTCACGCCCGAGGTGTGCCGCTCGTGGGTGGAGGGCGCCAACCTGAACCCCGACGCCGTCGAAGGCACGATCGAGATCCTCCAGAAGCTCTACACGGCCTACACCGAAGGTGACGCCGACCTCGTCGAGATCAACCCGCTGATCCTCACCCCCGAGGGGAAGGTCCACGTGCTCGACGCGAAGGTCACCCTCGACGCCAACTCGGTGTTCCGCCACGAGGACTATGCCGCCTACGACGAGACGCAGACCCGCGACGAGCGCGAGACTGACGCCCACGCGAAGGGCCTCCAGTACGTGGGGCTCGAAGGCAGCGTCGGAGTCATAGCCAACGGCGCCGGGCTCGCCATGAGCACGGTGGACGTGGTCAACCAGGTGGGCGGCAAGCCCGCCAACTTCCTCGACATCGGCGGCGGTGCCAACGCGGACGTCATGGCCGGTGCACTCGAGGTCATCAACAACGACCCGATGGTGCGCTCGATCTTCATCAACATCTTCGGGGGCATCACCCGGGGCGAGGAGGTCGCCAACGGCATCCTCGAGGCGATGAACCGCGTCGAGATCGACTCACCGATCGTCATCCGTCTCGACGGGACGAACGCCGACGAGGGTCGGGCGATCCTCGAACCGAAACTCTCGGACGCCCTGCAGATGGAAGCCACGATGCTCGACGCCGCCCGCCGCGCCGTCGAACTAGCGAAGCGCTGA